catgcatgtgtgcctTTGATATTGAGAGGGAGAGGATTTACTGTAATCAATTTTGTGAGGTCTCGGTTTTATTATAGTAAAATAATTGCTATTGGCCATCCATTGGTGTTCTGGTATCCATTGAATTTCCTCAAAAGAGGGGGTTGTAGTCATCTTAGCTTGTTTGCAAACACGGCTGAAAAGTTGGACGAGCTGAAAGCGTACTTGCTGCAAGATGTTCAAAGCCTCGAAGAAAATTATTGTAGATCTACCTGAAAGCACATGTGATGTCACGTGATTATTGTGATACAGCAACTGAACTGCAGAAGCGAAGAACTGTAAAAATGAACTGCAGAACTGAAAAACTGAACTGCAGAAGCAAACTgcaaaagtgaactgcaaagtgAACTACAAAGTGAACtgaaaagtgaactgcaaagtgAACTGAAAAGTGAACtgaaaagtgaactgcaaagtgaactgcaaagtgaactgaaaagtgaactgcaaagtgaactgaaaagtgaactgcaaagtgaactgaaaagtgaactgcaaagtgaactgcagaagCGTAGTTGAACTGCGAAATGAACCGCAAATGAAAAATGGAGTaggtgtgtacctcagggccaccgtaggaAAGGGATAAGCAGCTTACATCTGTAGTTGACAGGAGTTGTTGGGTGTcatcattatgaatctcattatataattatgaaaacaatgtttttgtgatgtcatccttATGAAACCATTAAATACTTGTGGTATGTATTTCCTGTCTTGTCTTGCAAAGttgggggtcttagggcagactgaaGGGATAATACAATTATTCacagcataatttatcagggcctagttATAATTTAGGTCATGCAGGGATTGATTTTGAATCAGAATGGTCCCCCCTTTTTTTTTTACCCCTCGTCCTGCATGGCCTTGTGGTTTAATCTCCtgtatagtagatctatagacaTTTTAGTGCTGTTCACTGACTGATACAGCTTAATTAGCCTTAGGCCTATTTTCATCAATGGATATTAGGTCTACCACACAGAGTGAGTGGGATtatgttgtgtataattatgtatatggtGTACTGTATTGCGTTGTATCCTTTGCTATAGCTTGTAGTTCTCATGTTGGTAATTTAATTTGTCTTGGGTGTTTCTCCCTTACATGTGGATTGTTCTGGGGCGTtactatagtctacatgcagtTATTGGCAAGAGCGTGAAGAAACCAGTTAATTGGCATCAAGATGAGGTGAACTATTGGTAAAAGTTACTCGGCGCCTATCAGATTGTTTGCGGAGTCAGTAGAGCTAGCTTACTTAGGTGCACTATAAGCTAGTTGATGGACTTGCAGTACCTATAGCTTGCAATTGCGTACATTGTTCTTATAATTGTTTCACATGTCtagcatgtatgtatacagttGTACCATGgcatggatatcaagggtgtattggatttgtactaccagGGAATACATACACAGAACTGCACCAGCAAACAATATACACAAGCAGATGTCCACCAGTGGCTTGTACTAAACTATGAACACCTATTGATTAGAAGCTGTTTAtccaacccatttacaactgagtagtaGTAAACACTCCTTGGATCTGTGCTGTGCATATATGCACTTGTAGTACAAGTGCGAgtgtcaagtgcaagcacacgcacacaaaacATACACAAGTACAACTTGTATACTTGTGTAcgtttgtgcatgtgcgtgtgaaGTTGTACTTGACGTGTACGTTTTGTATGcgtgtgcttgcacttgacaaaccacatttacaacttcagACACGGTTTCGAATGCGGTGTAGTTTTAGTGAATCTGATTGGATACTAAAGAATTGATTTTCACAATGTGATTCGAGTGGTTTTTCATTTTTGTGCTTTCCACAATTTTTGTCAAGGTAGTGTTCCTTTAAAAGAGAGGGTCCTTAAAGGGTGGAGGGAGGGCTTCAGACTGATCACAACCATGTACCCTATAGGGTGCATCAAGTTGAacatgggatttgtaccctgTCATGGAGTgtcctgagagtttcaatggatataTCCTTAgtgtccagaggaggtacgacaggcgcggtgcagctcaggcaattagccattgattgagcaataattattcgcccacgtcgtatgtttttgctgagagtaatcagtggctaattgcttgagctgcaccgcgcctgtcgtacctcctctgctagtCATTTGGGAAGGAAGCCATTAAGATCAAAGAGTTCATAAAATTCCGATAAAGCAGTCTGTATAAGACAGGAAGTGCTACAAAGTTGCCTCATACATGAATAATATTAATGAGAACAGTTTTCTGATAAAGTTGAAATATGTAATAAGAAGACAGTTTAACGTGCGATAAACACTTTAAATTTATGAATTTGGGTCAAACTAGCATAAATGATTGCGGAAAGTTTGTTtttgagcaagctgttcactatcgacgtagcaagctaaaaattggTTGAACAATTAAAAACGATCTAAATAACAACATATTCAAGGTAAATGCCATACAAATGAATGGTGTTTGCAAAGCAGTTACACAAACTTTGACATAAACACAAAACTTGGTAATAGCTAGCATAGAACACATCATGAATGATTTCAAGCCTAGATTGCTgcaaagcatgcacatgcatcagaTGCACTAGTTGATATACTTTAGGCAGTCACTGGTTCCTTTCACATCTGGAGATATATGCAACCACACCCAATTTTAGCCCCATATGTCGTATGGCTTCTTAGTACGAGCCCTTGAAAATTCACAAAAATTTAGAAATTTCGGTGACCCATGGCATAGCACCACGCACTTTAGAGCATAACTTCTGCCATGACAGtataccatgcactgtatactCCTTACGATATCGTAAGAATGTATCCTTACGATATCGCCTTTCAGGTGACGTACTTAAAGGGGGTGGGCACTCTTAaaagggtcaaaggtcattatcGTAACTTTTAATTAATAAAAGTGACGTCttaattttttgcttttttttACCAAACTAGTCTTTCCCCGCCTAAGTTTGTGATGGGATCTTCATGGGATCAGAAGATATGGACTTTGCAACACAAGTTGGTGCAGTTATTGACATGCCTGTGGGCCATTCCATACGAATTCAACATTACCTAAACAGGTGACTTCTCAGAATTGTAGAGTACCGTGAGGCAAAAACACAATAAGAATTTAATTGTATGGCTTCTGAGGTATGGCCACCTGAGTAACAGCAGTCCaagcagtggacatcatgagcaaCCAtgacttgtaaacctgtgtgtaagtgaagaaaacatttcccaggaaaagagcgtctgccgatacAACCTCATAgacaagtttctgcagatcctgattgaacatTTATTTAGTGCctttagtcactttgtgccttcatacaatattgtttgtgtatatataattgtgaatgtttttgtaaacaatcgctaattagttgggggtggtctgttgctaggtaacaatgatggtgtcaagatacccccggggtctgggctacctgtataggaaatagttacgagtGATTCAATATATGGTTCATGAGATAccatttttaaagaaaaatgtgTATTTATTATGTTAAAGCTGCATGGAAAGGGTGTGGTATATGTATTTCCTGCAAATACTGAAAACTTGGGGGTATTAtatctagttgggcggagtccaaccaattGCAACCAACTAGGGTCTTAGGGCAGATATTGGATATATTATAGATTCTATATATCCTGTGATGTAGTACAAACTGAGTCAACAAATTATTCTAGGTAGTGAGGAGTTAACAATCTATGTGATGTACAAGCTTATTGCATGTGTAGTGATTCTGTCTGCACTGATACAAGAGTCAGTACAAGATGGCAACTGTCCAGTCTGTGGAGCACCCACTGCTGAGGCTTCAATTACAAACACCTTTGCCGGCAGCTTCAGTAACACCAGACGGAGAAGACAAGCCGCTATAAATCCAGAGCCTGGTATGTGCATGAGGTCTATTTcactacatatatatatacacgtgTTTTCGGTGTCAGAGAATTGTGCTTGTGATGTTATCATACGTACTTATAGTGTCATGTTCATATTATAGAGAATCAGAAGATTCATCATTTTATTCACttaggtatacatgcatgtgagtaTACGTACATTGACTACTAGTACTATAGTGaaaccaggagcccataaataacagaaggagcggctgactacgggatcacgtttcgtaagtggttatgaccgcatttccatatactgtatagcgggtgtATTTCGAGGGCataaggttttcgcggattaagcatgtaccgcgaacatttataaccgcgaatttaatattgcatgcatgcatgcatgctgcaaaaaggctgctaatccacgaaaattaaatctgcgaaaacctttctaaaggcatttctttgaaaatgtataccctcaaaatatacccgctatacggtatgcagagtcactaagtggttgaatccctacacgtgttatacgcaatACATGactgcggtttgcaagcacttagtcgcttccataaAAGGAAGTGTGGTTTCACCAGCAATACAAAATATGATTCTCGAGCccctccttctcttatttatgggctcctggtgaACCAGTGGAAATATCTTAGCAAGTTTGTGCTTTGTTCTATAGATCAGAGGAAGTCCGACAGgtgcggtgcagctcaagtaattagcctttgattactctcagcaaaatcATACGACGTGGGTCgggcgtgggcggataattattgctcaatcaatggctaattgcttgagctgcaccgcgcctgtcgtacctcctctggttctaTAGATATAGTGATAACTGTCACACGTTATTTCAGGGGGCAATTAATTGATGTGCGACGTGCTACAGTCATTGTTTTTTAGTAGCCTTAATTAAATCAATTTAAACTTGAGATCTTTTCTACAGATTCCAATGCTCCTACAACACGAGGTAATGAGTTTGCCCTTGCATTTATGAGACATGCTGTTGAACAAGCTGAAATAACGCTGTATATTACGACTGAACAAAATGTGTCTAATTTCACTATTGAAACGAAGTTTTCAGGTCTAATAGGATTCAACGAGACATCATCTGACAGTGGATTGTACTCTCATACTGGCACAGCTCAGAGGGGAGAGTTTACTTTCATTCAATTGCAAGCTATTGATGGACTGCCAGGCCTATCAGTACAGAGTGACGGTAATAATACTGCAAGTGATAGACAAAAGGGACTGATCTTAACTGCAGATAATCCAAAGCATGAGCTCACAGTATATGCTCTATACAGCAGTGATGGTATTAGCAGTGATTTTGGTTCCTCCACTGATACCTTCATGGCTATTAACTGTGTTAATTTTCCAACGGCGAGAAATTATCAGTATTTCATATTCACAGTATATATtaatggtggtggtggtagtAGCCAGTTTCTCATGACACCCTGTCAAGATAATACAACTATTCGTGTTAGACCATCACAACCATACACTCATCCCTCCTGGGTAAATTCAAGCGTGCAGCGTACAACTCCGGGTACCTTGTCTGAGGAAGAAGCAATCTATGGACGACGTTTCAATCGCTTTGATACTCTCTTGTTTAGCAATGATGGTGATTTAACCGGGACCATAATTACATCTGACAAGCCATTGTCTGTTTTCAGTGGCTACAGCGACTTTTCGTTTTTTCTCGTGGAGCAAATTCCACCACACCCAACATACGGCAATTTATTCTTTCTCTCATCAATTTTTAACAGAGTGATATTTCAAATAGGCTCTGTCAGTGATGAAGCCTCCATACAAGTCAACTGTCCATGTAGGCCAAACTCTGTGAGTAATAGTAGATTGCGCATATCCCTCACAGGTTCTGGGAGATTTTTTACTGCTGTTATGAATCAAGGCCAATACGTTGAATGTTCGTTATTTAGCAATCCAACAACAGCTTGCAGTATCCAGTCGATACGTCCAGTTACGGTTATGAGTTACCAATTGATTAACTCTTTCTCGATGGTGTATATACCACCTGTTGATTCTTATCTGACTCAGTATAGTCTCACAAGTCTGGGTGATTCTTCTGTATCCCTGAGCTACTCTCTCCAGGATCTAAACTTTCCGGGATTACTAGTCAATGGAAGTATATTCCCACCGTCCGATGGTTTCACTACCATCGACTGTAGGTCGGACTGTTCTAAGTCaatagtgtgtgggcggggagCTACTGGTCGCTTAGGCCGCCAAGGAACCTTTGATATACAATTTTCTGGTGATGTACCATTCTGGGGGTTTGCAGGTTCTGCTGGAGAATTTACTTACTCTCTACCATTTGAGATGAGACCAATAGGATGTAAGTTCAaacatagatagagtagaagagggattggaaacggaagtaccctcgaagtaccatccgtgtatctccgcggttttaatcgaggcttactttttaacacgagggctaaacatgaataattcatgagaattgtttttgctctctgtaagaagtccacgagcagttctgctgctaaacatcaattttctctaatacttgaggccatttgggacacaggacactatttagttacaaagccttagctatatcaaaggtactataggaacacaagcatgaaaaagcgctgtgtacctctagctacttcacgacaatcgagattatattttctttgtttccaattgatacctactatcaggaggcatgtgattcagtaatgggggtagctctgagatgtatgctttggacacaataagtttcccgggcttttgcgggagttatgaggagatacacggatggtccagAGCCACTatgtagacttcattgtaaaacatcacgtgaatcacttccgtttccaatccctcttctactctatctatggttcaaATAAGGTCCATTGTTATTAATATTTACTTCACTTCTTTCCTCCAGTGGCCTGGATTGAAGCTCAAGACATTGTTGTTGTGGAAACAGTGGGTCTAGTAGATGTGGAGTTCATGATAACAAGAGGTGATCGTTCGATAATAACAAGAGCTTTTGTTGTCACTAGAAGTTTGTCTGCAACAGAAGGTGAGATGAGTGCTATATATGAACTTGTTCTTATAGGGCAATCACTGTTTTTAATTATTGCCCAATACGCACTGGATGACAttggatgacataatgcccgagggccgcaggccccAATggcattatgttgctccagtgcaatatatgacatgttgcacgagggcgcctgcaataactaacttgttgcccaatgacgtcaaactctTATAATTGGTCAATTTTTCCCTTATAAATTGTAATAAAAGATGTGTTTTGAGTTAAtgaattcattagttttgctgaatttcaTAGTAAGGTTTTCTTCCTTCTCTTTGTCTGGTAAATTTACCACAGGAACCGTAAGTGTCTCACTAGTGTTTCACTATGATTATACAGTTTGGGTGGGAGGGGGCACTTCACTGAAAGGTCACATTTTTGTATGCCATATACAGAACTGACCACAGTacaatatgccatatattggcactgctattcctttaatctcagaggtcaaaaggcaacaagtattagttattgcccagcacgagtgcaacatgccatatattgctccagtgcaatatatggcatgttgcacgagggcgcctgcaataactaacttgttgcccaatgacgtcaaattcttctgattggtcaagttTTTTCCCTATATATTGTAATAAATGACATGTGTTtttagtgtatatatatagtaaatTCTTATTTgttgaattccatagtaaattcttAAGTTTTGTTCCCACAACTAATGGAaaaggtagtagcctataaaacggaccaaatgagttattgggtgcaggggcgtaggcaggggGGGCTcatggtgctcaagcacccccttTCTATCTGAGATTGTACACAAAGTGTACCTGattgtctagctgagcaccccCTTCTCTTACAGAtctagctagtaggcaagcaaaacgaaCTGGTCTTTAAACTGTTAGCTATTCTGGCTTAGATCTATAGACTAGTTCTCTTTCGTAGCAAAATAGACTTCTCTATGCAAATAGAAGattgggccacgcccaactattaattattacgtcattaataagaggtgtggcttccgttCAACTAAATTTCGGCGCTGTGCGGCTCAAAATCGGGCACTTCGCGCCCTCTTTCGTCATAGTAGCACCCCCTTcctcaaaatcctggctacgcccctggggtgggatggtggggcataagtctACTGTATCTACAcccagtgcaagtgcatacaATCCCAGTGCATTgtgccatataatgcagtgcaatatatggttgctatggtagtgatgcaacatgccatatacagagcactggattgctttgatctgcccactcactgggtaACAATgataaataaattatgtgttcACTCTGTTTCTTTAGTCTCCTTTAGTGCCTAactaacacataattattataccacacttacatcaccactaattgatctcattggtcaacagctgtaggatatatatagaatattagcatacagccctaggcatgcacagttttcaagttgtttttttagtttttttgttcaagaaagtaagcaaagaaaaaagagccatgcttgatggtactaagactcaaagcgacggcagaaacatgGAAGCTGCTCTCCagcaagatggctaagcttccatgggtccatgggcctggtttagatacattttatccaagaaaaGCTTGCAACTCTAGTAaaggacgtcgaatggtcaacgcttggaccaaggaatcTCTTCAGCATTTGTAGGAGTCgacgtgttgctcaactagctctttggcAGCTGAAAAATCCGGCATACAAtctgcatcgtggattgaattgttgctatgggaggtccttttatagtgctgcggtcacgtggtataagcagagattgaagagagagggatatgaAACTTGATGACGTGTACATACAATCCGTGTTGCccaaaatgggcgtggcacgTTGTCTTTACTGCAAAAAATCATGTAAAATACTTTGTGGGACTGTATCTCTGGACTTGCTGCTACATATAGAACAAAGTTGATATTAAATGCAAGAGTGGACTGTTGGGAAGTGCAATAGCTCCTCAGCTAAAAGCCAAGAGACAGCTTGTTCGATCATTTCAACTTTTTTTACCTCTTGTACTTGTCCTGGAGCAaaattttgcaaaattgtACACTAAAAATCGATTATACTTTCAGCATCAGAGCGACCTAGCCTTTGAGAAAGGCACCAGTTCATAGAATTAATACATAGCTAAAATAAAAACTCATCACTGAATCATCTTATGAAAAAACCAACTTGCTTTCTGCTACAGTCCCACAAGGCTAGTATAGCCAATAAACCAGGGAATCTGGCGTTTTGGATTTTATTTCCACCAAATATATTTTAAAAGCAATCTGTGGCTAGTCAATTATATTCTAATTTAAGTGAGTCATCCAGCTTCCCATGGGCCTGTTGTGTTTTATTTACAAATTAAACCGCATTTTTATAGCTAAATTTTTACTCTGTTTTACATTGAGCACATAAGTTCACGTTATCTAGTTTCATATCCCCTTTTCTTCAATCTCTGGTATAAATCAGATATACCaaacctactcggaggatatgcaccctatatatcctccgctaccatTGTTACATACCCCTCAGCTCCGCCTCAGaataaccacggtagcggaggatatatgggtgcatatcctcctcttaggtgtgtgGTATATCTTATACTTATTTACTTTCAGGAGAGGACTACACTTCAACTGGTTTGCTCCGAGGTACAGGCAATAGTGCTAACTTAGAATGGAGACCTGGTAATTCACTTCCCAATGATCGATTTATCGTACCTATAATTGATGATGACATTCCGGAACCAGTTGAAGTATTAGAGATTGTAGTTGAATGTGAAGATAAGGGAAACTGCTATTTACCACAACAAACTTACACCATCACCATTATAGACGATCAAGGTacgtacagctgcatgttatgcttatatatatagtagatAAAGCGTGTCTATACAATCATTGGCATGTATATGTGTCACAACGTCGTTTTGCGGCAAACCATGCATTACCAGAATGGGCTAAgttagcagaaaatttgacactTTGCGATCTAGCAATCAGGCAAGGATCATGATCGATGTcctacatgtactgcatggttttatttttgcgaggccatgcatgcgcattagcACTATGTCTTAATTGCTAGTTTGCAAGTATTTACGTTTTATGCTCGTAAAACAGCGTTGTAGTAAGTAGTGAAATTTGATCAGTCATGCATGTCCATTTCCTAGGCAACTGTAGGGAAgtaaggtataattattaacaccCGGGCTAATAAAACTGAGACATATCTCGTTTATTGTAGCTATTTGCTCTGACCTGCCTGAAATTGGATTTGGTACCTTGGAAAATAGAGTCTTGGAAAATAGTATCTTGGAATATGAtatggaggaagatatgatTAGTGGCACTAGACCAAATGGAACTGTTGCAACGTACACTTGTGATGATGGATTCAGGCTGGATGGAAATGCCACTCGGATATGTGACACTGGAAATTGGGCAGGCACGGTACCTGTGTGCATAGAAAGTAAGTCAtgcatgagtaataatttgtaccatgatgtgctctgacactaaggaatatccattgaaactctcaggatactccagggtacaaatctcatgtaccctagggtacattggctgtggtaagcctaaagcccaccctccatcCTTAAAGCCAGTCTTTTATAGAACACTACTGTGACACACTAGGATCACATTGTGAAGATCAATTCTTCAGTATCCAATCAGATTCACTAAAACTACCGGACCACATTGGAACTGggttgtaaatgtggtttgtcaagtgcaagcacaccacacaaagtgtgcacagtgcatgcacggcagggatcaaagagtgtttactactactcagttgtaaatgggttggaTAACAGCTTGTAATTGCTTCTAATCAATACGtgttcatagtacaagctaCCTGTACCATGAATATCTGCGGGTGTATTGTtatagtacaaatccaatacacccgcagatatccatggtacaactattacatgtgtgtacgtgtatatatatggTACTGAATATCAACATATGTATagataatagttatagactgagtTCAAGGGATTATGAGACCCCGAGGGCCCGAGTCTGTAGCGCCCCCGAGCGCAGTGAGGGCGCTATAtactaagggcctgagggcctcataatcccatagtgaccgttggacgaggcctataactgatttagaatagtgctaagctatggctaagcaagctaagctatattaacacaaagaagactctgcaaccaagagtttctacaagcctcaagcaacgttaaagctttgctctggctaagtctacataaaaaaacttCAGTGAAGGCCATTTCCGTCTGTTGAGAATCATGCATAGCAAAAACTGCTAATAGaaagttgctattctacttaacaattagctctgcactagagcactagctattggtagctgcaagagtgagataaaggctgcaaagctgcactgttaacacaaaaaaattaatttttaatgatgcactgcatcatcgttactatgacttcaacataaattTCCATAGGCAAGTACATATAATGAACCTCTGTAGAAGACCTCTACTGAAGTCTCTAAGTGAAATAAGGGACCTCTcagtaaccaatcagattgcaccatttgtgacaagTATTTTCTAATAGCTCTGCCTATATAGTCAAACTGATCTGTATTAACTCTTTACTTTCATGTCAGGTTTAGGGCACTCTctcattatatatacaatatatatctcggtgtgcatgcatggtacgTATATTGTGTGTGCCATTTCCTGACAGATTCCCTATAGATTTTCTTCAAATGTTCAATTTtacactgaggcatcagcacccacagtGCTTTCATTGAGTCTGTTTTTGAAGTTatactactgcatgcatgttgtatatataattatgtcataattatactgtgttagcctcgatcccaggccgcactatcatcagggaagtgggcctggtatcgacatgcttgcgcatgcgctaaccatctGCCAGTATATATCTGACGGCGACGGATAAAAACGTTTATGGTAAAAAAcgatgacgtcacaacgaacggaagtggattgaagaaaatTGATAAAAAGtttgattgaaggtttctaacCCATCAGATATAGCATTCTTATAGCTACCATTATCCTCGGGGCCGTAGACAgcgggggggggagggggggggcaagATCTGCC
This is a stretch of genomic DNA from Halichondria panicea chromosome 1, odHalPani1.1, whole genome shotgun sequence. It encodes these proteins:
- the LOC135334635 gene encoding uncharacterized protein LOC135334635 translates to MYKLIACVVILSALIQESVQDGNCPVCGAPTAEASITNTFAGSFSNTRRRRQAAINPEPDSNAPTTRGNEFALAFMRHAVEQAEITLYITTEQNVSNFTIETKFSGLIGFNETSSDSGLYSHTGTAQRGEFTFIQLQAIDGLPGLSVQSDGNNTASDRQKGLILTADNPKHELTVYALYSSDGISSDFGSSTDTFMAINCVNFPTARNYQYFIFTVYINGGGGSSQFLMTPCQDNTTIRVRPSQPYTHPSWVNSSVQRTTPGTLSEEEAIYGRRFNRFDTLLFSNDGDLTGTIITSDKPLSVFSGYSDFSFFLVEQIPPHPTYGNLFFLSSIFNRVIFQIGSVSDEASIQVNCPCRPNSVSNSRLRISLTGSGRFFTAVMNQGQYVECSLFSNPTTACSIQSIRPVTVMSYQLINSFSMVYIPPVDSYLTQYSLTSLGDSSVSLSYSLQDLNFPGLLVNGSIFPPSDGFTTIDCRSDCSKSIVCGRGATGRLGRQGTFDIQFSGDVPFWGFAGSAGEFTYSLPFEMRPIGLAWIEAQDIVVVETVGLVDVEFMITRGDRSIITRAFVVTRSLSATEGEDYTSTGLLRGTGNSANLEWRPGNSLPNDRFIVPIIDDDIPEPVEVLEIVVECEDKGNCYLPQQTYTITIIDDQAICSDLPEIGFGTLENRVLENSILEYDMEEDMISGTRPNGTVATYTCDDGFRLDGNATRICDTGNWAGTVPVCIEIFCSDLLQIDNGTLSFNGFPLNGTKPNGTVATYTCDDGFNLDGDATRICFDEYWTGTEPVCTTNLTMSTIQPTNQGGGVSDPVIISIIVVVVVAALAILAIICCLCFLRLRRNKQEILRVSTIRMRKLSDRSTLKDYQMREIVKYVPESMRIPSSNLKLQDAVGQGAFGIVYKGLLMDWNNVAMRGVALKTLKGLFTLSDVQSMVSEITKMQEFHHPHVMSLIGVCLDAGSGVSIVMPYMTNGSLLDYLKKERSTLELAKGEDSEKVLAVRKLLLKICHQIALGMAYLAQHKFVHRDLAARNCMLDSNGDVKVGDFGLAEDTYAQGYFRQGEAEGVKLPYKWLAMESLNDAIFNEKTDVWSYGVTVWEVFSSGRTPYPGVNPMSLVALLREGKRLEPPQNSTCSTEMVSLMTTCWYEDCEERPSFNELAAELEKVLSTMVGYVELNMELVAITEDEHKYDHVLSLEEQRKLAEATTEEVSIETNAAYELESEDVLSLKVQRKLAEAYELRNGNRELRPVDTTRYANALCRQSSHDTSV